The following are from one region of the Rhizobium sullae genome:
- a CDS encoding glycosyl hydrolase 2 galactose-binding domain-containing protein → MRGRLASVGAEEVLLSEGWNLVLTEPGTCATPRDIPPSSKFIAAPVPGTVADALERAGLFDRENPEPLNTKDAWYVCRLFEAVPGDAILRFEGLATLCHVFLNGQEILFSESMFAAHEIPVTLVGGDDVALCFRALGPRLTEPGARARWRPQMIVPQGLKNVRTTLLGYMPGWCPEIHAVGPWRPITLVRRSVMSIDNVSIRAVLEESGIGRLSVSLHTDAENPEMLFRCGEVEQNFEKVGGNHYSAILKLPKVTPWWPHTHGTPHLYGPMLVADGIEYSLGKTGFRRIEVGHGVDGNGFGLRVNGDPVFCRGAVWTTADIVRLPGARADYEPFLRLAAGAGMNMIRIGGTMAYETPEFFGLCDELGILVWQDFMFANFDYPRSDKSFMGHVHAEVEGFLHGVQASPSLAVLCGGSEIHQQAAMLGLPQEFWNSPLSEDVIPAIAARMRPDVPYVPNSPHGGAMPFSPNAGVTHFYGVGAYMRPLEDARRADVRFAAESLAFAHVPQQKTLQRHLDVPAVHSPLWKARVPRDRSASWDFEDVRDFYLEELYDVDPAALRRENPEHYLDLSRAVTGEVLTETFAEWRRKGSNCNGALVWTLQDILPGPGWGVVDSTGEPKPVWYAMRRAFRTVQVLLTDEGTNGLDVHVINETGESLPVELEVVCLRDGKQRAVGGSRALAIAPRSKEKLAATELFGAFFDTTYAFRFGPPSHDVTVARLRSADGDLLAEAFHFPLGRSKALHDATIEASVLRDGDAWLIDLRTDRLAQSVHLDIDGFRVDEDWFHLAPGTSKRVQLRPIRGMAEDEVPTGDVRSLGSSRRFGLQA, encoded by the coding sequence ATGCGGGGGAGGTTGGCGAGCGTCGGTGCCGAAGAGGTCTTGCTTTCCGAAGGCTGGAATCTGGTTTTGACGGAACCGGGAACCTGCGCGACGCCGCGCGACATTCCGCCTTCTTCGAAGTTCATTGCCGCGCCCGTTCCCGGTACAGTGGCTGACGCTCTGGAGCGCGCGGGTCTCTTCGATCGCGAAAATCCGGAGCCGCTGAATACCAAGGACGCTTGGTATGTCTGCAGGCTCTTCGAGGCCGTGCCTGGCGATGCTATCCTTCGTTTTGAAGGGCTTGCGACGCTCTGCCATGTTTTTCTGAACGGCCAGGAAATCCTTTTTTCCGAAAGCATGTTTGCGGCGCATGAGATCCCGGTCACGCTTGTGGGCGGCGATGATGTCGCCCTTTGCTTCCGTGCCCTCGGTCCCCGTCTAACGGAGCCCGGCGCCCGCGCCCGCTGGCGTCCCCAGATGATAGTACCGCAAGGGCTCAAGAATGTTCGCACGACGTTGCTTGGCTACATGCCTGGCTGGTGCCCCGAAATTCATGCTGTCGGTCCTTGGCGGCCGATTACGCTTGTCCGCCGCAGCGTGATGTCGATCGACAACGTCTCGATCCGGGCTGTGTTGGAAGAGAGCGGCATCGGCCGTCTCAGCGTTTCGCTGCACACGGACGCTGAAAATCCCGAGATGCTGTTTCGCTGCGGAGAGGTGGAGCAAAACTTCGAGAAGGTCGGCGGAAATCATTATTCGGCGATCCTCAAACTTCCGAAGGTCACGCCGTGGTGGCCACATACGCATGGGACCCCGCATCTTTACGGACCGATGCTCGTTGCGGATGGCATCGAATATTCGCTCGGCAAGACCGGCTTCCGGCGGATCGAAGTCGGTCATGGTGTCGATGGCAACGGGTTCGGCCTTCGGGTGAATGGCGATCCCGTCTTCTGCCGTGGTGCTGTCTGGACGACGGCTGACATCGTTCGACTGCCGGGTGCGCGCGCCGACTACGAGCCCTTCCTGCGCCTTGCTGCCGGCGCGGGTATGAACATGATCCGCATCGGCGGCACGATGGCCTATGAGACGCCAGAGTTCTTCGGGCTCTGCGATGAACTCGGCATTCTCGTTTGGCAGGACTTCATGTTCGCCAATTTCGACTATCCGCGAAGCGACAAATCATTCATGGGACATGTTCATGCAGAGGTCGAAGGGTTCCTTCATGGAGTCCAGGCCTCTCCTTCGCTTGCGGTTCTTTGCGGCGGGAGCGAGATTCATCAGCAAGCCGCGATGCTTGGGCTACCGCAGGAATTCTGGAACAGCCCACTGTCGGAGGACGTCATCCCGGCGATTGCAGCGCGTATGCGCCCCGATGTGCCCTATGTGCCGAACTCCCCTCATGGTGGGGCCATGCCTTTCTCGCCAAATGCCGGCGTCACGCATTTTTACGGCGTCGGCGCCTACATGCGCCCGCTCGAGGACGCCCGTCGCGCCGATGTTCGCTTTGCCGCCGAAAGCCTCGCCTTCGCCCATGTTCCGCAGCAAAAGACGCTGCAGCGGCATCTGGATGTCCCGGCGGTCCATAGTCCGCTGTGGAAGGCTCGCGTTCCGCGCGATCGAAGTGCCTCCTGGGATTTCGAGGATGTTCGCGACTTCTACCTGGAGGAACTTTATGACGTCGACCCAGCGGCGCTGCGCCGGGAAAATCCTGAGCACTATCTCGATCTGTCCCGTGCCGTCACCGGCGAGGTTCTAACGGAAACCTTCGCCGAATGGCGGCGCAAGGGTTCGAACTGCAATGGTGCTCTTGTCTGGACGCTTCAAGATATTCTGCCCGGTCCCGGCTGGGGCGTTGTCGATTCGACCGGGGAGCCGAAGCCGGTCTGGTATGCAATGCGCCGCGCCTTCCGCACGGTTCAGGTGCTGCTGACGGACGAGGGCACGAACGGCCTCGACGTCCATGTCATCAATGAAACCGGCGAAAGCTTGCCCGTTGAACTTGAAGTCGTCTGCCTGCGAGACGGCAAGCAGAGGGCCGTCGGCGGCAGCCGTGCATTGGCAATCGCGCCAAGATCCAAGGAAAAACTCGCGGCAACCGAGCTCTTCGGTGCATTTTTTGACACGACTTATGCTTTCCGTTTCGGTCCGCCTTCCCATGACGTGACCGTCGCACGGCTGCGCTCCGCCGATGGCGACCTTCTCGCCGAAGCATTCCATTTCCCGCTCGGACGGTCGAAGGCGCTTCATGACGCGACGATCGAGGCATCGGTCCTAAGGGATGGCGATGCCTGGTTAATCGATCTGAGGACCGATCGGCTGGCACAATCGGTGCATCTCGATATCGATGGCTTCCGGGTGGATGAGGATTGGTTCCACCTCGCGCCCGGCACTTCCAAGCGCGTGCAGCTGCGACCCATCCGGGGGATGGCGGAAGATGAAGTGCCGACGGGCGATGTCAGAAGTCTAGGCAGTTCGCGCCGTTTCGGGCTTCAGGCTTAA
- a CDS encoding glycosyltransferase family 4 protein, with product MRTTYRFLRAHVLQRLVPKSPLAFDPDKPLEVVGYFSMAAGVGESARLCVGALSDSGLGIQSADVSTRSGESSLVEWAPSRVPATRPGTRIWHLNPPMLPRAILRKGIGNFPRAFNIGYWAWELEEVPAEWRNAMRYMNAIFVPSEFTKRAIQPFTSAPVIIVPHPVTEKPAAEGVRRKFAIEEDAFLVSFIFSAGSSINRKNPQAVIKAFQIFSAEYPNAFLLMKTSGDIGKDEGLQALARSVEGSSRIRIVTDNLTSSEINGLIRDSDAYLSLHRSEGFGLTVAEAIMQRTPVVSTNWSGTVDFCDSENTWLVESPLVPVADEHPEFARLKNAVWADPSPEQAAAHLRQIFLAPEAARQKAENARTFLLSYLAAHTYEKAFSALAMTRSQPS from the coding sequence TTGAGAACGACGTACCGCTTTCTCCGCGCCCATGTACTTCAGCGGCTCGTCCCGAAATCACCTCTCGCCTTCGATCCCGACAAGCCGTTGGAGGTCGTGGGCTATTTTTCCATGGCCGCGGGGGTCGGGGAATCCGCTCGGCTCTGCGTTGGCGCCTTGTCTGATTCAGGACTTGGCATCCAATCTGCCGATGTCAGCACACGTTCAGGCGAGAGCTCGCTTGTCGAATGGGCGCCGTCACGGGTGCCAGCCACCCGTCCGGGTACGCGTATCTGGCATCTCAATCCCCCCATGTTGCCGCGCGCTATCCTGAGGAAAGGTATTGGGAATTTTCCTCGTGCCTTCAATATCGGTTACTGGGCCTGGGAACTGGAAGAAGTGCCGGCCGAATGGCGGAACGCCATGCGTTACATGAATGCGATCTTCGTCCCGTCGGAATTCACCAAACGGGCGATCCAGCCGTTTACGTCCGCACCCGTCATCATTGTCCCGCATCCGGTAACGGAAAAACCCGCCGCCGAAGGCGTTCGTCGGAAATTCGCCATCGAGGAGGATGCCTTTCTCGTCAGTTTCATTTTCAGCGCCGGCTCGTCAATCAATCGAAAGAACCCGCAGGCGGTCATCAAAGCCTTCCAGATCTTCAGCGCCGAGTACCCAAACGCCTTTTTGCTGATGAAGACCAGTGGCGATATCGGCAAGGACGAGGGGTTGCAGGCGCTCGCGCGCTCCGTTGAGGGAAGCAGCCGAATCAGGATCGTCACAGACAACCTTACAAGTTCCGAAATCAACGGGCTTATCCGGGATTCCGATGCCTATCTTTCACTACACCGTTCCGAAGGCTTTGGCCTGACGGTCGCCGAGGCTATCATGCAGCGAACGCCGGTCGTTTCCACCAACTGGTCGGGCACGGTGGATTTCTGCGATTCCGAAAATACTTGGCTGGTCGAGTCCCCTCTTGTTCCGGTGGCGGATGAACATCCGGAATTTGCGCGGTTGAAAAACGCGGTCTGGGCAGACCCTTCGCCGGAGCAGGCCGCGGCGCATCTTAGGCAGATATTTCTCGCGCCCGAGGCCGCCCGGCAAAAGGCCGAAAACGCCCGTACATTCCTGTTGAGCTATCTGGCGGCGCACACCTATGAGAAGGCGTTTTCAGCGCTTGCGATGACGCGCAGCCAGCCAAGCTGA
- the hglS gene encoding 2-oxoadipate dioxygenase/decarboxylase HglS produces the protein MTRSSFMPSAFVSTDRIRSLFTEAMSQMYRAEVPQYGTLIELVADVNAEVLAGNPELRKRLERAGELDRIDVERHGAIRLGTADELFTIRRLFAVMGMQAVGYYDLSVAGVPVHSTCFRPVDQAALNVNPFRVFTSLLRLELIEDQRLRAEAERILAKRRIYTPRAIELIEHHEQGGGLTEAQAVEFVAEALETFRWHGEATVSAETYKRLHDAHRLIADVVSFNGPHINHLTPRTLDIDGVQRRMPERGITPKAVIEGPPRRDCDILLRQTSFKALEEPIAFAGEADKTQGTHTARFGEIEQRGVALTAKGRALYDRLLASVRSEVQVGAAGAKANDYDSELTGRFKSLPDSWDALRCEELAFFHYSATPAGIAAAAEGKLPRDTESLIADGYLAFDPIVYEDFLPVSAAGIFQSNLGTDQQQNYATRSNRAAFEEALGVAVQDELRLYAERQSASLDTAMKMLGVAALELKTVA, from the coding sequence ATGACCCGGAGTTCTTTCATGCCGAGCGCCTTCGTTTCCACCGACCGCATCCGTTCGCTTTTCACCGAAGCGATGTCTCAGATGTATCGCGCGGAGGTGCCGCAATACGGCACGCTGATAGAGCTTGTGGCCGACGTGAATGCGGAGGTATTGGCAGGGAACCCCGAATTGCGCAAGCGGCTGGAGCGCGCGGGTGAACTCGACCGCATCGATGTCGAGCGCCATGGGGCGATCCGCCTCGGCACGGCAGACGAGCTTTTCACCATCCGCCGTCTCTTCGCGGTCATGGGCATGCAGGCGGTCGGCTACTACGATCTTTCGGTTGCGGGCGTGCCAGTGCATTCCACCTGTTTCCGGCCGGTCGACCAGGCCGCACTCAACGTCAATCCGTTTCGCGTCTTTACCTCGCTGCTGCGACTTGAGCTGATCGAAGATCAGAGACTTCGCGCCGAGGCGGAACGTATCCTGGCCAAGCGCCGCATCTATACGCCGCGCGCCATCGAACTGATCGAGCACCATGAGCAGGGCGGCGGCCTGACGGAGGCCCAAGCCGTCGAATTCGTTGCCGAGGCGCTCGAAACCTTCCGCTGGCATGGCGAAGCGACTGTGAGTGCGGAAACCTACAAGCGTCTGCACGATGCGCATCGCCTGATTGCCGATGTCGTCAGCTTCAATGGCCCTCATATCAACCATCTGACGCCACGTACGCTCGATATCGACGGCGTACAGCGGCGCATGCCGGAACGCGGCATCACGCCGAAGGCCGTCATCGAAGGTCCGCCGCGCCGCGACTGCGATATCCTGCTGCGCCAGACGAGCTTCAAGGCGCTGGAAGAGCCGATCGCTTTCGCGGGCGAGGCGGACAAGACGCAGGGCACGCATACGGCCCGCTTCGGGGAGATCGAGCAGCGCGGCGTTGCGCTGACGGCGAAAGGAAGGGCGCTCTACGACCGGCTGCTTGCTTCCGTCCGAAGCGAAGTGCAGGTCGGTGCTGCGGGAGCCAAGGCCAACGATTATGATTCCGAGCTTACCGGGCGCTTCAAATCGTTGCCGGACAGTTGGGACGCGCTGCGCTGCGAGGAGCTAGCCTTCTTTCACTATTCCGCGACGCCTGCCGGCATCGCGGCTGCCGCTGAGGGCAAGCTGCCGCGCGATACGGAGTCGCTGATCGCCGACGGCTATCTGGCTTTCGACCCGATCGTTTATGAGGATTTCCTGCCGGTCAGTGCGGCAGGCATCTTTCAATCCAATCTCGGCACAGATCAGCAGCAGAACTACGCGACGCGCTCCAACCGCGCAGCATTCGAAGAAGCGCTGGGCGTCGCCGTGCAAGACGAGCTGAGGCTCTATGCCGAGCGCCAGTCTGCCTCTCTTGACACCGCGATGAAGATGCTGGGGGTTGCGGCTCTGGAGCTGAAAACCGTTGCCTGA
- a CDS encoding glycosyltransferase family 4 protein — MSAVETETVTSVPQTRAAPLIVHVVRQFLPNRGGLEDVVANLARQTIKHGYRVRVITLDSLFTTRDDKLLAREVIDGIEVVRISWSGSSRYPIAPQVFRHLGDASLIHVHAIDFFFDALALGRFLHGKPMIATTHGAFFHTRKYAAIKKVWFQTLTRMSARAYKRIVGCSVSDLEQFRKISPRTSIVIENGVDIGKFADGASQKQRRRLVTIGRFSVNKRLDHLLDVMVALKGRDAAWHLDIVGTESDLNRSDLERKIENKSLRESVTLHISPDNDKTREIISNASIFASASEYEGFGLVALEAMSAGLLPVLNANEAYTALANRHDLITLADFTSPQAAADAIEAAYRRLSFEGNALRQALLDAARGYSWDVVAERYIDLYKSLEIGAATKT; from the coding sequence ATGTCAGCAGTGGAAACAGAGACCGTCACATCAGTGCCGCAGACACGCGCTGCGCCGCTGATCGTGCATGTCGTCCGCCAGTTCCTTCCGAACCGTGGCGGCCTTGAGGACGTTGTCGCCAATCTCGCCCGCCAGACAATTAAACACGGCTACCGCGTCCGCGTCATAACGCTCGATTCGCTCTTCACAACGCGAGACGACAAACTGCTGGCCCGCGAGGTGATCGACGGTATCGAGGTCGTCCGCATCTCCTGGTCGGGCAGCTCTCGCTATCCGATCGCACCCCAAGTCTTCCGTCACCTGGGAGATGCCTCGCTCATTCACGTGCACGCAATCGACTTCTTTTTCGATGCATTGGCGCTGGGACGTTTCCTGCACGGCAAGCCGATGATCGCGACCACCCATGGCGCCTTCTTCCACACACGAAAATATGCTGCGATCAAGAAAGTGTGGTTCCAGACGCTGACACGCATGTCAGCAAGGGCGTACAAACGCATTGTCGGCTGCAGCGTTTCCGATCTGGAACAGTTTCGCAAAATCTCGCCAAGGACGAGCATCGTGATCGAAAACGGCGTGGACATCGGCAAATTCGCCGACGGCGCATCTCAAAAACAGCGGCGCCGCCTTGTCACCATCGGCCGCTTTTCCGTCAACAAGCGGCTGGATCATCTGCTGGATGTCATGGTCGCTTTAAAGGGTCGCGATGCGGCCTGGCATCTCGATATCGTCGGGACCGAATCCGATCTGAATCGTTCGGATCTCGAGCGGAAGATCGAAAACAAAAGTCTTCGGGAAAGCGTCACGCTTCATATTTCGCCGGATAACGATAAGACTCGGGAGATCATCTCGAACGCCTCGATCTTTGCCTCGGCTTCGGAATACGAGGGCTTCGGCCTGGTTGCGCTGGAAGCCATGAGCGCGGGGCTGCTGCCGGTCCTGAACGCCAACGAGGCCTATACCGCTCTTGCAAACCGGCACGACCTGATCACGCTTGCCGATTTCACCAGCCCTCAAGCGGCCGCCGATGCAATCGAAGCAGCCTACCGGCGGCTCTCCTTCGAAGGGAATGCCTTGCGCCAAGCCCTGCTTGATGCTGCCCGGGGATATTCCTGGGATGTAGTCGCCGAACGTTATATCGACCTCTATAAATCTCTAGAGATCGGCGCCGCCACCAAGACCTGA
- a CDS encoding LysR substrate-binding domain-containing protein — MLPSRRFLPSISLLAAFEAVARTGSVTTAARELDLTQSAVSRQIKALEEQLGAELFLRERQTVRLTLAGDSYAREVREALRRISSASLNLRANPHGGTLNLAILPTFGTRWLAPRLSRFLSQNPGVTINLVTRLSSFDFRLDSIDAAIHFGHPQWPGAELTFLMSEKTVPACSPEFFKQHGIAKAEDLLNVPLLHLTTRTDAWEKWFAANGVAFQNVHGMLFDQFATAAQAAIAGLGVALLPTFLIQDELRRGDLVAAIDREMESSERYYLAYPPERADYAPLSAFRGWIIAEAEAG, encoded by the coding sequence ATGCTGCCTTCACGACGTTTTCTGCCGTCGATTTCATTGCTCGCCGCCTTCGAGGCCGTCGCCCGAACCGGCAGCGTGACGACGGCAGCACGCGAACTCGACCTCACCCAAAGCGCCGTCAGCCGCCAGATTAAGGCGCTGGAAGAACAGCTCGGCGCTGAACTGTTTCTTCGCGAACGCCAGACGGTGCGCCTCACGCTTGCAGGCGACAGCTATGCCCGCGAGGTCCGCGAAGCGCTTCGCCGTATATCCAGCGCTTCCCTGAACCTCCGCGCCAATCCGCATGGTGGAACGCTGAACCTCGCCATCCTGCCGACCTTCGGCACCCGCTGGCTGGCACCGCGCCTCAGCCGGTTCCTGAGCCAGAACCCGGGCGTGACCATCAATCTCGTCACCCGGCTCTCCTCCTTCGATTTCCGGCTCGATTCCATCGATGCCGCGATCCATTTCGGTCATCCGCAATGGCCGGGAGCGGAACTCACATTCCTGATGTCGGAAAAGACGGTTCCCGCCTGCAGCCCGGAATTCTTCAAGCAACACGGCATCGCCAAGGCAGAGGATCTTCTGAATGTTCCTCTTCTGCATCTGACGACGCGGACTGACGCCTGGGAGAAATGGTTCGCGGCCAACGGCGTGGCCTTCCAGAACGTGCACGGTATGCTCTTTGACCAGTTTGCGACTGCCGCACAGGCAGCGATTGCCGGTCTCGGTGTTGCGCTGCTTCCGACATTTCTCATTCAGGACGAACTGAGGCGCGGTGATCTTGTCGCGGCGATCGACCGGGAAATGGAAAGCAGCGAACGCTATTACCTCGCCTATCCTCCCGAGCGGGCCGACTATGCGCCGCTTTCAGCCTTTCGCGGCTGGATCATCGCCGAAGCCGAAGCGGGATAA
- a CDS encoding Lrp/AsnC ligand binding domain-containing protein has translation MKPIFVQLQCAPGKTYDVADAIYKTERVSELYSTSGDYDLLLKIYIEEGQDIGKFINDNIANIPGIVRSLTTLTFKAF, from the coding sequence ATGAAGCCCATTTTCGTCCAGCTCCAATGCGCGCCCGGCAAGACCTACGACGTTGCCGACGCGATCTACAAAACGGAACGCGTCTCGGAGCTTTATTCAACGAGCGGCGATTACGACTTGCTTCTGAAGATCTACATCGAAGAGGGCCAGGATATCGGCAAATTCATCAACGACAACATCGCCAATATCCCCGGCATCGTACGGTCGCTGACGACGCTGACCTTCAAGGCCTTCTGA
- a CDS encoding oligosaccharide flippase family protein, translated as MSKGIIGNSMMNGAAGMLLLLTGFVSSIITARMLGPEANGIVAFSLWLVVIGASIAELGSSITLLKTLPQLTAQGFDERRRRGFAAILVTFMVCSTIVLLALYAAFFLTSEEMHWAETAPSVALVTGILFFIQAIGSFVKFYLIGEKRLGAFFRLTIVVSLIQLVGVVIGAVTHGVEGVLIGYAAGQLVLFIATLPVLLARRDWCGISLKYLASSSAILSIQFIIDSIFLNRLELLFLQQFWSVEMVGYYAVGLSIANIALQLPIQMTGSLLPYYSERRHKSDDSTLPVEVFSAVTRSMAYIVLPMSLGLAAISSELVVVVFGEAFRRSGPVVALLALVAPAYTCMQILSLYLLSMDRARARLTISVIGGLIMVVGCLLIVPRLAAEGAALVRIAVFVAMSVMMIKQTGFGYRLSGLYVSLIKVTLASILCACGALAVLAFIPGPVGLVAAIAGGALSYFAALRVLHAVPLEDIEVIRSILDKVPMLLQVPARRAVDFITASSNGRKNDTPSDEEFSQEPAEGAGRSAALPVVFDGTIGLFMPESSAATKRSAAVLFVSPWGFEEMCSRKFFRVAAEHFSDIGVPSLRFDYRGTGDALDFGALPASLETWENSIRAAAAKLKSLSACDRIILMGQGLGATLAHRIGHAIEDVDSVVMLAPVLNGRGYLREVNMWSKLIHADLGLGKEHVQSDMVQIAGLIMPEAIAAEIGKLKITSPQSLAAPNYLIVERPTRAEDTGFAEALQALGANVEQKVFEGYDELATNPLFAKTPMAVVGLLTQWLEKTTAFSSSHYPIVLENQVLVGDGFEEIPVRFGSHDHLVGVVSRPLGQAKGNAVLFMSTAYDRHAGWGRTTVDMSRELARQGIVSLRFDSANVGDSVPRPDAPEQVLYSASQTDDAIAALDLLETFTSGPVMVAGRCSGGYLAFRAGVADERLKAVISINPFVYYWDPKMPVRKEHVVSVPRSFDDYGQRLARLDTMKRLLRGEVDVFAALQNIFIAAGRRLSPRIAPLIELLPERGHIAREVRQSFTLFGQRKVPLTLIYSEGDVGLDHMYFHFGPGGRKLSRYPNVRMLMLQNADHNLTPPESRRIVLDEILRLAKA; from the coding sequence ATGTCGAAAGGAATTATAGGAAACTCGATGATGAATGGGGCTGCAGGTATGCTGCTGCTTCTGACCGGTTTCGTTTCCTCGATCATAACCGCCCGCATGCTCGGTCCCGAAGCCAACGGCATCGTCGCCTTTTCCCTCTGGCTGGTGGTGATCGGCGCTTCAATCGCCGAACTCGGTTCCAGCATCACCCTGCTCAAGACATTGCCGCAGCTAACCGCCCAAGGGTTTGATGAAAGGCGGCGACGCGGTTTTGCCGCCATCCTCGTCACCTTCATGGTCTGTTCGACAATAGTGCTTCTGGCGCTTTATGCCGCCTTTTTCCTGACATCGGAGGAAATGCACTGGGCGGAAACCGCGCCCTCCGTTGCGCTGGTGACGGGTATCCTATTCTTCATCCAGGCGATCGGCTCCTTCGTTAAATTCTACCTGATCGGCGAGAAGCGGCTTGGCGCCTTCTTTCGGCTGACGATCGTCGTCTCCCTCATCCAGCTGGTTGGTGTAGTCATCGGCGCGGTCACTCATGGTGTCGAAGGCGTCCTGATCGGTTATGCCGCCGGCCAGCTTGTGCTTTTTATTGCTACGCTGCCGGTCCTTCTCGCCCGGCGCGACTGGTGCGGCATCTCGCTGAAATATCTCGCCTCGTCGTCGGCCATCCTGTCGATTCAGTTCATCATCGATTCCATCTTTCTCAACCGTCTCGAACTTTTGTTCCTGCAGCAATTCTGGTCGGTGGAGATGGTCGGCTACTATGCTGTCGGTCTGTCGATCGCCAATATCGCCCTGCAGCTTCCCATCCAGATGACGGGCAGCCTGCTGCCCTATTATTCGGAGCGGCGGCACAAAAGCGACGACTCGACGCTTCCGGTGGAAGTCTTCTCGGCGGTCACGCGCAGCATGGCCTATATCGTCCTGCCGATGAGTTTGGGGCTTGCCGCAATCTCCAGCGAACTCGTGGTGGTGGTGTTCGGCGAGGCCTTCCGCCGGAGCGGGCCGGTGGTCGCCCTGCTGGCGCTTGTCGCTCCCGCCTATACCTGCATGCAGATCCTCAGCCTCTACCTGCTGTCGATGGACAGAGCCCGCGCCCGTCTCACCATCAGTGTGATTGGTGGCCTAATAATGGTAGTGGGTTGTTTACTGATTGTACCTAGGCTTGCAGCTGAGGGTGCCGCGCTCGTGCGCATAGCCGTCTTTGTTGCAATGTCGGTTATGATGATCAAGCAAACCGGATTTGGATATCGACTTTCAGGACTCTACGTCAGCCTGATCAAGGTCACTCTGGCCTCGATTCTGTGCGCGTGCGGAGCTCTCGCCGTGCTGGCCTTCATTCCAGGTCCTGTCGGACTTGTCGCTGCTATTGCGGGTGGAGCGCTCTCCTATTTTGCTGCGCTGAGGGTCCTTCATGCCGTGCCGCTCGAAGACATCGAGGTGATCCGCTCTATCCTCGACAAAGTGCCGATGCTGCTTCAGGTGCCTGCAAGGCGTGCGGTCGATTTCATCACGGCGTCTTCGAACGGCCGGAAAAATGACACACCCTCCGACGAGGAATTTTCACAGGAGCCGGCCGAGGGGGCAGGGCGTAGCGCGGCCCTGCCTGTCGTCTTTGACGGCACGATTGGCCTGTTCATGCCTGAAAGCTCTGCGGCTACCAAGCGCTCGGCTGCGGTTCTCTTCGTCAGTCCCTGGGGCTTCGAGGAAATGTGCAGCCGTAAGTTCTTTCGTGTCGCAGCAGAACATTTCTCGGATATCGGCGTGCCGAGCCTGCGTTTCGACTACCGCGGCACTGGCGATGCGCTGGATTTCGGCGCTCTGCCGGCAAGCCTGGAGACATGGGAAAACTCGATCCGTGCGGCCGCAGCAAAACTCAAGTCGCTCAGCGCATGCGACCGGATCATCCTTATGGGACAGGGTCTTGGCGCCACGCTCGCTCATCGAATCGGTCATGCGATCGAGGACGTGGATAGCGTCGTCATGCTCGCGCCGGTCCTGAACGGCCGAGGTTATCTCCGCGAAGTCAACATGTGGTCGAAGCTCATCCATGCCGATCTCGGCCTCGGAAAAGAGCACGTCCAGAGTGATATGGTACAGATCGCCGGCCTGATCATGCCGGAGGCAATCGCCGCCGAAATCGGCAAGCTCAAGATAACCTCGCCGCAGAGCCTTGCCGCGCCGAACTACCTGATCGTCGAACGTCCGACGCGCGCTGAAGATACTGGCTTTGCAGAAGCCCTGCAGGCGCTCGGCGCGAATGTCGAGCAGAAAGTTTTCGAAGGCTATGACGAGCTGGCAACCAATCCGCTCTTCGCCAAGACGCCAATGGCCGTCGTGGGTTTGCTAACGCAATGGCTCGAAAAGACGACGGCTTTTTCCTCCAGCCATTATCCCATTGTGCTTGAGAACCAGGTGCTCGTCGGCGACGGATTCGAAGAAATCCCGGTGCGCTTCGGAAGTCATGACCATCTCGTCGGCGTCGTTAGCAGGCCACTTGGTCAGGCGAAGGGAAATGCGGTGCTTTTCATGTCGACGGCTTACGACCGGCATGCGGGCTGGGGCAGAACGACGGTCGACATGAGCCGCGAGCTGGCGCGCCAAGGCATCGTCTCGCTACGTTTCGACTCGGCAAACGTCGGAGACAGCGTGCCGCGTCCGGATGCGCCTGAGCAGGTCCTCTATTCAGCTAGCCAGACGGATGATGCGATCGCTGCACTCGACCTGCTCGAGACGTTCACTTCGGGACCCGTCATGGTCGCCGGCCGCTGCAGCGGCGGCTATCTTGCTTTCCGTGCCGGGGTCGCCGACGAAAGGCTAAAGGCTGTAATTTCGATCAATCCCTTCGTCTACTATTGGGACCCGAAGATGCCTGTTCGCAAGGAACACGTCGTTTCGGTGCCCCGCAGCTTCGACGATTACGGCCAGCGGCTTGCCCGGCTCGATACAATGAAGCGGCTGCTGCGCGGGGAGGTGGACGTGTTTGCGGCGCTGCAGAATATATTCATCGCCGCCGGTCGCCGGCTGTCGCCGAGGATCGCGCCGCTGATCGAGTTGCTTCCCGAGCGGGGGCATATCGCCCGCGAGGTCCGGCAATCATTCACGCTCTTCGGCCAGCGCAAGGTGCCTTTAACGCTCATCTATAGCGAAGGCGACGTAGGACTTGACCATATGTACTTCCATTTCGGCCCTGGCGGTCGCAAGCTGTCGCGCTATCCGAACGTGCGGATGTTGATGCTGCAGAATGCCGACCACAATCTGACGCCGCCGGAATCGCGCCGCATCGTGCTTGATGAGATCCTTCGTCTCGCCAAGGCTTGA